Proteins from a single region of Nitrospira sp.:
- a CDS encoding ABC transporter ATP-binding protein, which translates to PDILIVDEVLAVGDVRFQKKCMGKMEDVGQHGRTVILVSHDMPAITRMCSRAILLNKGQVVEAGPAHEVVNHYLHAGHIQPAVEWPDPAQAPGNEVVRLRAVRVKTEVGHVTDRFDIRKPIELEVDFEVIKAGHVFVPVFNLYNEEDVTVFIAHDRDPTWQRKPRPMGRYVSTARIPGNFLAEGVMTVASLMMTEDPFRLHAHAPRVIGFRVDDSGDGDSARGDFHGRWPGVVRPLLEWRTQFESV; encoded by the coding sequence CCGGATATCCTGATCGTCGACGAGGTGCTGGCCGTGGGCGACGTCCGGTTCCAAAAGAAATGCATGGGGAAGATGGAGGACGTGGGGCAGCATGGGCGGACGGTGATTCTGGTGTCCCACGATATGCCGGCCATCACCCGGATGTGCTCTCGCGCGATCCTACTGAACAAGGGGCAGGTGGTGGAGGCGGGGCCGGCACATGAGGTGGTCAACCACTATCTGCATGCCGGCCACATCCAGCCGGCCGTCGAATGGCCGGATCCGGCACAGGCCCCGGGCAATGAGGTGGTGCGCTTGCGGGCCGTGCGGGTGAAGACGGAGGTAGGGCACGTCACCGATCGATTCGATATCCGCAAACCGATCGAACTCGAAGTCGATTTCGAGGTGATCAAAGCCGGACATGTCTTTGTCCCGGTCTTCAATCTCTACAATGAAGAAGATGTCACGGTCTTCATCGCCCACGACCGAGACCCCACCTGGCAGCGCAAGCCACGCCCAATGGGCCGCTATGTGTCCACCGCCAGGATTCCCGGGAATTTTCTCGCGGAAGGGGTGATGACCGTCGCATCCCTCATGATGACCGAAGATCCGTTCCGTCTCCATGCCCATGCGCCTCGAGTCATCGGGTTCCGTGTCGATGACAGCGGCGATGGAGATTCAGCACGAGGTGACTTCCATGGCCGATGGCCTGGGGTCGTTCGCCCGCTGTTGGAATGGCGCACGCAATTTGAGTCGGTTTGA